In Oryza sativa Japonica Group chromosome 2, ASM3414082v1, the following are encoded in one genomic region:
- the LOC4329918 gene encoding uncharacterized protein, which produces MENLECTVGKDGLNFQCNLCDSDVVHSMAEILLRGLATASVDSTTGDIFKSPSSVAVGMKSELAEYLIQGSMTLVREAVDGGEDHSEQLIKASTMPTEFLSDLIDGFVASKRNLLSHVSGFLSSETRLNKIKDFIQKLEMENFWAPDVREATAGTILKSIDMKCIIHCPERFDTQDKLAEHRNLCRFRIVNCKNDGCLASFSANHIEKHDSVCPFKVLPCEQLCEQHVMRCEMDRHCASVCPMKLINCPFYQVGCESAFPQCVLDKHCSERLQIHLMYILELTTRHDAFVNDMNQRLHLLEKAQSLNELSGALDNRTLTLTAKEQEAKIKKLEQDLKVQETKLKKLESEFKSGKV; this is translated from the exons ATGGAGAACCTTGAATGCACAGTTGGGAAAGATGGCTTAAATTTTCAGTGCAACCTGTGTGATTCAGATGTAGTGCATTCCATGGCAGAAATCCTGCTTCGTGGATTGGCAACTGCCTCAGTTGACAGCACTACTGGTGATATCTTCAAGAGCCCATCTTCTGTAGCTGTTGGAATGAAGAGCGAGCTAGCAGAATATTTGATTCAGGGGTCCATGACGCTTGTTCGTGAGGCTGTCGACGGAGGCGAGGATCACTCAGAACAATTAATAAAAGCATCCACCATGCCGACGGAGTTCCTCTCAGACTTGATCGATGGTTTTGTAGCATCAAAACGGAACTTGTTGAGCCATGTGTCTGGGTTTTTGTCTAGCGAAACCCGCTTGAACAAAATTAAAGACTTCATACAGAAGCTGGAGATGGAGAACTTCTGGGCACCAGATGTTAGAGAGGCTACTGCAGGGACTATTCTTAAGAGTATAGACATGAAATGCATTATCCATTGCCCTGAGAGATTTGACACACAAGATAAGCTGGCTGAACACAGGAATCTGTGTAGATTTAGGATAGTAAACTGCAAAAATGATGGATGTTTAGCTTCCTTTTCTGCTAATCACATTGAGAAGCATGACTCTGTCTGCCCATTCAAAGTCCTACCATGTGAGCAGTTGTGCGAGCAGCATGTTATGCGGTGTGAGATGGACAGGCATTGTGCATCAGTTTGCCCTATGAAGCTTATTAACTGCCCTTTTTACCAGGTTGGCTGTGAATCAGCCTTTCCGCAGTGTGTTCTTGATAAGCATTGTTCAGAGCGCCTTCAAATCCATCTGATGTATATTCTTGAACTAACTACAAGACATGATGCTTTTGTTAATGATATGAATCAACGATTACACCTCCTTGAGAAG GCCCAGTCACTGAATGAACTCTCTGGGGCTTTAGATAACAGAACCCTCACTCTAACAGCAAAGGAGCAAGAAGCAAAGATCAAGAAACTCGAACAGGATCTCAAAGTGCAAGAGACAAAGCTGAAGAAACTTGAAAGCGAGTTTAAGTCAGGGAAAGTGTGA
- the LOC4329917 gene encoding BAG-associated GRAM protein 1 isoform X1, with translation MEAAGLSSWMRGFLLPSLWEAEVAVSAAALLVAALLLLFLDQAVQSSTKSPASSSSPPPSPTTTAAASCRRDGGCGGCGCRRRRAKGKPAAAELGGTSKVALPDGSPHSRGRTSYVIKLELLCAKYLIGANLNGSSDPYAVISCGEQRRFSSMVPSSRNPLWGEEFNFLVRELPVEVTITMYDWDTVCKCKVIGSVTVAVLGEDEAGATWFDLDSKSGQICLRFSSAKVFLTSESLFDQCVGIESERTMMLSKQYLPITQDSGLLQAIFELPHDEIVHQSYSCALERSFLHHGRMYISLWHLCFHSNVFSKQLNVIIPLQDIDEIKRSQHSLINPAITIFLRTGSGGHGTPPSCSQNGRIRYKFTSFWNRNRTFRALENALQSYRATLEAEKQVRMHSLQQRRSSDVICSKIDDLKTAERSIEQAKAFQPFINEHVLVDATSKTFPGTSEKFFSIILGDNSMFFQQYRHGRKDTDLKLSKWYPSDEYGGKIREVMFRSLCHSPLCPPDTAVTEWQRASFSKNKTNLIYETKHQAHDVPFGSYFEIHCRWHLRTTSSSTCQVDIKIGVNMKKWCILQSKIKSGATDEERGLQDFGSCL, from the exons ATGGAGGCTGCGGGGCTCAGCTCGTGGATGCGGGGTTTTCTCCTGCCGTCGCTGTGGGAGGCGGAGGTCGCCGTCTCCGCGGCCGCGCTGCTCGTCGCGGCactgctcctcctcttcctcgaccAGGCGGTCCAGTCCAGCACCAAGTCCccggcttcctcctcgtcgccgccgccctctcctacCACTACGGCAGCCGCGAGCTGCCGCCGAGACGGTGGTTGTGGTGGCTGcggctgccggcgccggcgggcgaaGGGGAAGCCAGCGGCCGCTGAACTTGGAGGCACCAGCAAG GTTGCTCTTCCAGATGGTAGCCCTCACTCTCGGGGCAGAACCAGCTATGTGATCAAG CTGGAGCTGCTCTGTGCCAAGTACCTCATCGGCGCCAACTTGAACGGGAGCTCCGATCCTTACGCCGTCATCTCCTGCGGCGAGCAGAGACGCTTCAG TTCCATGGTGCCTAGCTCAAGAAACCCGTTGTGGGGGGAGGAGTTCAACTTCCTGGTTAGAGAGCTCCCAGTTGAG GTAACCATAACAATGTACGACTGGGACACAGTGTGCAAGTGCAAAGTTATTGGATCTGTAACTGTAGCCGTTCTCGGTGAAGACGAAGCAGGAGCTACTTGGTTCGACCTGGACAGTAAATCTGGTCAG ATCTGCCTGCGTTTTAGCTCAGCTAAAGTATTTCTGACTTCTGAGAG TCTGTTTGACCAATGTGTTGGAATCGAGTCCGAGAGAACGATGATGCTAAGCAAGCAATACCTGCCAATAACTCAAGATAGTGGCCTTCTACAAGCTATATTTGAACTTCCTCATGATGAA ATTGTTCACCAAAGTTATTCTTGTGCTCTGGAGAGGTCTTTCCTGCACCATGGGCGTATGTACATCTCCTTATGGCATCTGTGCTTCCACTCCAATGTATTCTCCAAACAGTTGAAT GTGATTATTCCATTACAAGATATAGATGAG ATAAAAAGAAGTCAGCATTCCCTTATCAACCCAGCAATTACTATTTTTCTTCGTACCGGTTCAGGTGGTCATGGAACACCCCCTTCATGCAGTCAAAATG GAAGAATCAGGTACAAATTCACATCATTCTGGAATAGAAACCGCACATTTCGGGCCCTGGAGAATGCTCTGCAGAGTTACAGGGCAACCTTAGAAGCTGAAAAACAG GTCAGAATGCATTCACTTCAACAAAGAAGAAGCAGCGATGTCATCTGTAGCAAAATAGATGACCTAAAGACAGCAGAAAGAAGCATTGAACAAGCAAAAGCATTCCAACCTTTCATCAATGAACATGTTCTTGTAGATGCAACCAGT AAAACCTTCCCTGGCACATCTGAGAAGTTCTTCAGTATCATATTAGGTGACAATTCAATGTTTTTCCAGCAGTATCGACATGGAAGAAAAGATACAGATTTAAAG CTTAGCAAGTGGTACCCCTCAGATGAGTATGGCGGCAAGATCCGCGAAGTGATGTTCAGGTCTCTATGCCACAGTCCTTTATGTCCCCCAGATACTGCAGTGACAGAATGGCAACGTGCTTCTTTCTCAAAGAACAAAACAAATCTG ATCTATGAGACAAAGCATCAGGCACATGATGTTCCATTTGGTTCTTACTTTGAG ATCCACTGCAGGTGGCATCTAAGAACAACCTCCAGTTCAACATGTCAAGTTGATATAAAGATTG GAGTAAACATGAAGAAATGGTGCATTTTGCAATCCAAAATAAAGTCTGGAGCAACTGATGAG GAGAGAGGTTTGCAAGATTTTGGAAGCTGCCTGTGA
- the LOC4329919 gene encoding uncharacterized protein isoform X2 — protein MDAIRKQLDQLMGANRNGDVREVSRKYYDRDVCRLFLAGLCPHDLFQLTKMDMGPCPKMHSLQLRKEYEEAKAKGMDNYDRELEETIERLISECERKIQRALKRLEEDDAKAAIAISITEVTQSKEVIEFSKQIKEKMKEIDAFDLEGNTEGKIRATEEVDKLKEQRAEEQAKHLLEAFNKDRVSLMTSLQTANQSIPPPPVAAAPDARTQEMIDEKLKKAEELGENGMIDEAQKLLDEAEALKKLGARPQPVPDSAKMSTHVQITDQKLRLCDICGAFLSVYDSRLLGPLFRGLLLQLKN, from the exons ATGGACGCGATCCGGAAGCAGCTCGACCAGCTCATGGGCGCCAACCGCAACGGCGACGTGCGGGAGGTCAGCCGCAAGTACTACGACCGCGACGTCTGCCGCCTCTTCCTCGCCGGCCTCTGCCCCCACGACCTGTTCCAGCTCACC AAGATGGACATGGGGCCATGCCCGAAGATGCACTCGCTGCAGCTGCGCAAGGA ATATGAAGAAGCGAAAGCCAAAGGTATGGACAATTATGACCGTGAATTGGAAGAAACTATAGAAAGACTAATATCGGAGTGTGAAAGGAAGATTCAGAGAGCCCTTAAACGTCTAGAGGAGGACGATGCCAAGGCAGCTATAGCAATTTCCATCACTGAAGTCACACAG AGTAAAGAAGTGATTGAGTTCTCCAAACAAATCAAGGAGAAGATGAAGGAGATTGATGCTTTTG ATCTTGAGGGAAACACTGAGGGCAAAATTCGGGCTACTGAAGAGGTTGACAAGCTCAAGGAACAGAGGGCTGAAGAGCAG GCAAAGCATCTACTTGAAGCTTTTAATAAGGACCGTGTCTCACTAATGACTTCACTCCAAACTGCTAATCAATCAATTCCACCACCacctgttgctgctgctccagATGCACGCACACAAGAAATGATTGATGAAAAACTCAAAAAGGCAGAAGAActag GTGAGAATGGAATGATCGATGAAGCTCAGAAACTTTTGGATGAAGCAGAAGCTCTAAAGAAG CTTGGTGCTCGGCCACAGCCTGTTCCGGACTCTGCAAAGATGTCAACTCACGTTCAGATT ACTGATCAAAAGTTGCGCCTGTGTGACATATGTGGAGCATTCTTGAGCGTATATGACAG CAGGCTTTTGGGTCCACTTTTTCGAGGATTACTTTTGCAGCTAAAGAAT TGA
- the LOC4329917 gene encoding BAG-associated GRAM protein 1 isoform X2, producing the protein MEAAGLSSWMRGFLLPSLWEAEVAVSAAALLVAALLLLFLDQAVQSSTKSPASSSSPPPSPTTTAAASCRRDGGCGGCGCRRRRAKGKPAAAELGGTSKVALPDGSPHSRGRTSYVIKLELLCAKYLIGANLNGSSDPYAVISCGEQRRFSSMVPSSRNPLWGEEFNFLVRELPVEVTITMYDWDTVCKCKVIGSVTVAVLGEDEAGATWFDLDSKSGQICLRFSSAKVFLTSESLFDQCVGIESERTMMLSKQYLPITQDSGLLQAIFELPHDEIVHQSYSCALERSFLHHGRMYISLWHLCFHSNVFSKQLNVIIPLQDIDEIKRSQHSLINPAITIFLRTGSGGHGTPPSCSQNGRIRYKFTSFWNRNRTFRALENALQSYRATLEAEKQVRMHSLQQRRSSDVICSKIDDLKTAERSIEQAKAFQPFINEHVLVDATSKTFPGTSEKFFSIILGDNSMFFQQYRHGRKDTDLKLSKWYPSDEYGGKIREVMFRSLCHSPLCPPDTAVTEWQRASFSKNKTNLIYETKHQAHDVPFGSYFEIHCRWHLRTTSSSTCQVDIKIGVNMKKWCILQSKIKSGATDEYRREVCKILEAACDYVLKEESNNQASHEIEAISLT; encoded by the exons ATGGAGGCTGCGGGGCTCAGCTCGTGGATGCGGGGTTTTCTCCTGCCGTCGCTGTGGGAGGCGGAGGTCGCCGTCTCCGCGGCCGCGCTGCTCGTCGCGGCactgctcctcctcttcctcgaccAGGCGGTCCAGTCCAGCACCAAGTCCccggcttcctcctcgtcgccgccgccctctcctacCACTACGGCAGCCGCGAGCTGCCGCCGAGACGGTGGTTGTGGTGGCTGcggctgccggcgccggcgggcgaaGGGGAAGCCAGCGGCCGCTGAACTTGGAGGCACCAGCAAG GTTGCTCTTCCAGATGGTAGCCCTCACTCTCGGGGCAGAACCAGCTATGTGATCAAG CTGGAGCTGCTCTGTGCCAAGTACCTCATCGGCGCCAACTTGAACGGGAGCTCCGATCCTTACGCCGTCATCTCCTGCGGCGAGCAGAGACGCTTCAG TTCCATGGTGCCTAGCTCAAGAAACCCGTTGTGGGGGGAGGAGTTCAACTTCCTGGTTAGAGAGCTCCCAGTTGAG GTAACCATAACAATGTACGACTGGGACACAGTGTGCAAGTGCAAAGTTATTGGATCTGTAACTGTAGCCGTTCTCGGTGAAGACGAAGCAGGAGCTACTTGGTTCGACCTGGACAGTAAATCTGGTCAG ATCTGCCTGCGTTTTAGCTCAGCTAAAGTATTTCTGACTTCTGAGAG TCTGTTTGACCAATGTGTTGGAATCGAGTCCGAGAGAACGATGATGCTAAGCAAGCAATACCTGCCAATAACTCAAGATAGTGGCCTTCTACAAGCTATATTTGAACTTCCTCATGATGAA ATTGTTCACCAAAGTTATTCTTGTGCTCTGGAGAGGTCTTTCCTGCACCATGGGCGTATGTACATCTCCTTATGGCATCTGTGCTTCCACTCCAATGTATTCTCCAAACAGTTGAAT GTGATTATTCCATTACAAGATATAGATGAG ATAAAAAGAAGTCAGCATTCCCTTATCAACCCAGCAATTACTATTTTTCTTCGTACCGGTTCAGGTGGTCATGGAACACCCCCTTCATGCAGTCAAAATG GAAGAATCAGGTACAAATTCACATCATTCTGGAATAGAAACCGCACATTTCGGGCCCTGGAGAATGCTCTGCAGAGTTACAGGGCAACCTTAGAAGCTGAAAAACAG GTCAGAATGCATTCACTTCAACAAAGAAGAAGCAGCGATGTCATCTGTAGCAAAATAGATGACCTAAAGACAGCAGAAAGAAGCATTGAACAAGCAAAAGCATTCCAACCTTTCATCAATGAACATGTTCTTGTAGATGCAACCAGT AAAACCTTCCCTGGCACATCTGAGAAGTTCTTCAGTATCATATTAGGTGACAATTCAATGTTTTTCCAGCAGTATCGACATGGAAGAAAAGATACAGATTTAAAG CTTAGCAAGTGGTACCCCTCAGATGAGTATGGCGGCAAGATCCGCGAAGTGATGTTCAGGTCTCTATGCCACAGTCCTTTATGTCCCCCAGATACTGCAGTGACAGAATGGCAACGTGCTTCTTTCTCAAAGAACAAAACAAATCTG ATCTATGAGACAAAGCATCAGGCACATGATGTTCCATTTGGTTCTTACTTTGAG ATCCACTGCAGGTGGCATCTAAGAACAACCTCCAGTTCAACATGTCAAGTTGATATAAAGATTG GAGTAAACATGAAGAAATGGTGCATTTTGCAATCCAAAATAAAGTCTGGAGCAACTGATGAG TACAGGAGAGAGGTTTGCAAGATTTTGGAAGCTGCCTGTGACTATGTCCTAAAAGAAGAGTCAAACAACCAAGCCAGTCATGAAATTGAGGCAATATCTTTAACATGA
- the LOC4329919 gene encoding uncharacterized protein isoform X1, giving the protein MDAIRKQLDQLMGANRNGDVREVSRKYYDRDVCRLFLAGLCPHDLFQLTKMDMGPCPKMHSLQLRKEYEEAKAKGMDNYDRELEETIERLISECERKIQRALKRLEEDDAKAAIAISITEVTQSKEVIEFSKQIKEKMKEIDAFDLEGNTEGKIRATEEVDKLKEQRAEEQAKHLLEAFNKDRVSLMTSLQTANQSIPPPPVAAAPDARTQEMIDEKLKKAEELGENGMIDEAQKLLDEAEALKKLGARPQPVPDSAKMSTHVQITDQKLRLCDICGAFLSVYDSDRRLADHFGGKLHMGYMLIREKLSELQEEKNKRRKIDRAEHERRSRDRSLERDRASSKDRHRGDRGSSRDRDRDYDRRRSHDRYHDRESRSDKDRESGRSHSYDSRGYRRSRSPRDRSRDYDRYGRDDRRHRR; this is encoded by the exons ATGGACGCGATCCGGAAGCAGCTCGACCAGCTCATGGGCGCCAACCGCAACGGCGACGTGCGGGAGGTCAGCCGCAAGTACTACGACCGCGACGTCTGCCGCCTCTTCCTCGCCGGCCTCTGCCCCCACGACCTGTTCCAGCTCACC AAGATGGACATGGGGCCATGCCCGAAGATGCACTCGCTGCAGCTGCGCAAGGA ATATGAAGAAGCGAAAGCCAAAGGTATGGACAATTATGACCGTGAATTGGAAGAAACTATAGAAAGACTAATATCGGAGTGTGAAAGGAAGATTCAGAGAGCCCTTAAACGTCTAGAGGAGGACGATGCCAAGGCAGCTATAGCAATTTCCATCACTGAAGTCACACAG AGTAAAGAAGTGATTGAGTTCTCCAAACAAATCAAGGAGAAGATGAAGGAGATTGATGCTTTTG ATCTTGAGGGAAACACTGAGGGCAAAATTCGGGCTACTGAAGAGGTTGACAAGCTCAAGGAACAGAGGGCTGAAGAGCAG GCAAAGCATCTACTTGAAGCTTTTAATAAGGACCGTGTCTCACTAATGACTTCACTCCAAACTGCTAATCAATCAATTCCACCACCacctgttgctgctgctccagATGCACGCACACAAGAAATGATTGATGAAAAACTCAAAAAGGCAGAAGAActag GTGAGAATGGAATGATCGATGAAGCTCAGAAACTTTTGGATGAAGCAGAAGCTCTAAAGAAG CTTGGTGCTCGGCCACAGCCTGTTCCGGACTCTGCAAAGATGTCAACTCACGTTCAGATT ACTGATCAAAAGTTGCGCCTGTGTGACATATGTGGAGCATTCTTGAGCGTATATGACAG TGACCGGCGTTTGGCAGATCATTTTGGAGGGAAACTTCATATGGGTTATATGCTGATACGTGAGAAGTTATCCGAACTGCAG gaagagaaaaacaaaaggcGCAAGATAGACCGAGCTGAGCATGAGAGAAG GTCCAGGGACAGGAGCCTGGAACGTGACAGAGCATCtagcaaggatcgccatagagGAGATCGAGGCAGCAGCCGTGATAGGGACAGGGATTATGACCGCAGGAGAAGCCATGATCGATACCATGACAGAGAAAGTAGGTCGGACAAGGACAGAGAATCAGGGAGATCCCATAGTTATGATTCAAGGGGCTACCGAAGGTCACGCTCCCCTAGGGACCGTTCCAGAGACTATGATCGATACGG GCGTGACGACCGTCGGCATCGACGCTAG